One genomic segment of Brevibacillus laterosporus LMG 15441 includes these proteins:
- a CDS encoding AMP-binding protein, with protein sequence MADLRSITMGDLLDETADMFPNKEAIIYHERELTYTYREFQLVCNQLARGFMALGIQPGEHIAIWANNVPEWVLTQFATAKIGGVLVTVNTNYRTHELEYLLHQSDATTLLLIDQFKGVSYVDMLHEICPELQTATPGELQAERLPQLRRVIYLGEERQPGMYLFKDLYELAEQVTEAEQIDCQKTIHPDSVVNMQYTSGTTGFPKGVMLSHNNIINNAIQVASCQNLHQEDRVCIPVPFFHCFGCVMGTLACVATGATMVPIITFQPKVVLEVVSKTRCTALYGVPTMFIAELNDPTFAQYDLSSLRTGIMAGSPCPEEVMKNVVDKMGIRDITIAYGQTESSPVVTQTRVDDSIELRVSTVGRKHDPVEIKLMNPETGEEVARGEQGELCTRGYQVMKGYYKMPEQTAQAIDSEGWLHTGDLATVDESGYYRITGRLKDMIIRGGENIYPREIEEFLYTHLKVLDVQVIGVPDPHYGEQVLACVKVREGETLTSNELKDFCQGKIARFKIPYYVQIVSDYPMTASGKIQKYKLREQAIEILGLNQSAATRE encoded by the coding sequence ATGGCTGATCTACGTTCTATTACGATGGGTGATTTATTAGATGAGACAGCAGACATGTTTCCTAACAAGGAAGCCATTATTTATCATGAGCGTGAACTTACGTATACATATCGGGAGTTTCAGTTGGTGTGCAATCAATTAGCTCGGGGATTTATGGCCCTAGGTATCCAGCCAGGGGAACATATAGCAATTTGGGCTAATAATGTTCCAGAGTGGGTATTAACTCAGTTTGCCACAGCTAAAATAGGTGGTGTGCTCGTGACCGTTAATACAAACTACCGTACACATGAGCTCGAATATTTGCTGCATCAATCGGATGCTACTACCTTACTATTAATTGATCAGTTTAAGGGTGTTTCCTATGTCGACATGTTGCATGAAATTTGCCCAGAACTACAAACTGCGACACCTGGAGAGCTTCAAGCAGAACGCCTCCCTCAATTACGCCGAGTAATCTATCTGGGTGAAGAGCGCCAGCCAGGCATGTATTTATTTAAGGACCTCTATGAGCTAGCTGAACAAGTGACGGAAGCGGAGCAGATTGATTGTCAAAAGACGATTCATCCCGATTCGGTAGTTAATATGCAATATACTTCAGGTACGACAGGATTTCCAAAAGGCGTCATGCTTAGTCATAACAATATTATTAACAATGCAATTCAAGTAGCTAGTTGTCAAAATTTACACCAAGAAGATCGCGTTTGCATTCCAGTACCATTTTTTCATTGCTTTGGCTGTGTCATGGGAACTTTAGCCTGCGTAGCAACGGGAGCGACGATGGTTCCTATCATTACGTTTCAGCCCAAAGTTGTGTTGGAGGTGGTTTCTAAGACAAGGTGTACTGCGCTATATGGAGTGCCAACTATGTTTATTGCAGAGCTGAATGACCCCACGTTTGCGCAGTATGATCTAAGCTCATTGCGCACCGGTATCATGGCGGGTTCGCCTTGCCCAGAAGAAGTAATGAAAAATGTCGTAGATAAAATGGGGATTCGTGATATTACTATTGCATATGGGCAGACGGAATCATCGCCAGTCGTGACTCAGACTAGAGTAGATGATAGCATCGAGCTTCGTGTGTCAACAGTAGGTCGTAAGCATGATCCGGTTGAAATTAAGCTAATGAATCCGGAAACAGGGGAAGAGGTGGCTAGAGGCGAGCAGGGTGAACTTTGTACGCGAGGCTATCAGGTTATGAAAGGATACTATAAAATGCCGGAACAGACAGCTCAGGCGATTGATTCTGAGGGCTGGCTCCATACGGGAGACTTAGCAACCGTTGATGAATCGGGGTACTATCGCATAACAGGGCGCCTGAAAGACATGATCATTCGTGGAGGAGAAAATATTTATCCACGTGAGATTGAAGAGTTTTTGTATACCCATCTCAAGGTGTTGGATGTACAGGTTATTGGTGTTCCTGATCCTCACTATGGTGAACAGGTATTGGCATGCGTTAAAGTACGGGAGGGCGAAACCCTGACATCAAATGAGCTTAAAGATTTCTGTCAGGGGAAGATTGCTCGCTTCAAAATTCCATATTATGTACAAATTGTAAGTGATTACCCAATGACTGCCTCTGGTAAAATTCAAAAATATAAGCTAAGAGAGCAAGCCATTGAAATCCTTGGCTTGAATCAATCTGCCGCTACTAGGGAGTAG
- a CDS encoding Rrf2 family transcriptional regulator, whose product MKISSRFSIAVHILSLLSTAKDAHCTSEWIAGSVGTNPVIIRKILGQLKKAGLAGVRAGKGGAFLLKGLEEVTLLDVYRAAEVVEEGELFHLHEQPNPDCPVGANIQAVLELIVRRAQNAMEAILADITMHELLSELAEHMNMKK is encoded by the coding sequence ATGAAAATAAGCAGCAGATTTTCCATAGCGGTTCACATTCTTTCGTTACTTTCTACAGCCAAGGATGCGCACTGCACATCGGAATGGATTGCTGGTAGCGTCGGAACGAATCCGGTTATCATTCGGAAAATACTCGGGCAACTAAAGAAAGCAGGATTGGCGGGCGTTCGAGCCGGTAAAGGCGGAGCTTTTTTACTTAAAGGGCTGGAAGAAGTTACGTTGCTGGATGTTTACCGGGCGGCGGAAGTCGTGGAGGAAGGGGAGCTCTTTCATCTCCATGAACAGCCGAATCCCGACTGTCCGGTCGGTGCGAACATTCAAGCCGTTCTGGAACTGATCGTAAGACGGGCCCAAAACGCCATGGAAGCGATTCTGGCTGACATAACGATGCATGAGCTGCTTTCCGAACTTGCCGAACATATGAACATGAAAAAGTGA
- a CDS encoding DsbA family oxidoreductase, translating to MNGKEVPRMKVEVWSDFACPFCYIGKQQIEAALDKFAHKDDVEVVFRSFELDPKAQRDVDYDVHDMLVAKYGMSRDQAIAMNENLSSKAKEVGLTFQFDTLILTNTFDAHRLAKYAFKQGKMNPMTQELFQAYFTDSRHLGDHETLVELAVKVGLDRDEALKVLAGDDYSVDVRSDEEEASRLGVSGVPFFVIDRKYAVSGAQSTDMFLNALQTAWKESQSLNVSDDAGSESE from the coding sequence ATAAATGGAAAGGAGGTTCCCAGAATGAAAGTGGAAGTTTGGTCCGATTTTGCTTGTCCTTTCTGCTACATCGGCAAACAACAGATCGAAGCGGCGCTTGATAAATTTGCGCACAAAGATGATGTTGAGGTTGTTTTTCGAAGCTTCGAGCTTGATCCGAAAGCACAGAGGGACGTGGATTACGACGTACATGACATGCTGGTCGCCAAGTACGGCATGAGCCGGGATCAAGCGATTGCGATGAACGAAAATCTTAGCAGTAAAGCGAAGGAAGTCGGGCTTACATTCCAATTTGACACCTTGATTCTGACGAACACATTCGATGCCCATCGGTTAGCGAAGTACGCATTCAAGCAAGGTAAAATGAACCCGATGACACAGGAACTGTTCCAGGCATACTTTACCGACTCCCGGCATTTGGGCGACCACGAAACGCTGGTGGAATTAGCGGTGAAGGTCGGATTGGATCGCGATGAAGCGCTCAAGGTGCTTGCTGGTGATGATTATTCCGTCGATGTTCGCTCGGATGAGGAAGAAGCAAGCCGGCTTGGCGTCAGTGGAGTGCCGTTTTTCGTCATCGACCGCAAATATGCCGTATCGGGGGCGCAGTCAACCGACATGTTTCTCAATGCTTTGCAGACGGCTTGGAAGGAATCGCAGTCGTTGAACGTGTCGGACGATGCCGGAAGTGAATCTGAGTGA
- a CDS encoding MBL fold metallo-hydrolase, with amino-acid sequence MFSKKSSIGVIMLLCFTLLLSACSSEPSKTNTASEGTQKPAAELKITPFNPGENGLFSVTSSLIEGPSEVLLVDAQFEKSNAAQLVKMIRETGKKLTTVYVSHQDPDFYFGLSTIREAFPDVKIVATPATVEGIKATIKLKSEFWGPLMKENAPTAMIVPDVLDGDKLTVDGQTVQVIGLDGSDPSHTVLWVPSKKTILGGVPVYENLHVWMADNQTLESRDHWREILDRVLALKPERVIPGHFMNKSSEDISTVTFTRDYITKFDAAAKQAKNSAELIAAMKKAYPDLKNISDLEMGAQVIKGERSWP; translated from the coding sequence ATGTTTAGCAAGAAATCATCAATAGGAGTTATTATGTTGCTTTGTTTCACGCTATTGCTGAGCGCATGCTCCAGTGAGCCGAGTAAGACGAATACCGCGAGCGAGGGAACTCAGAAACCGGCGGCTGAACTCAAGATCACGCCGTTCAACCCTGGAGAAAACGGGCTCTTCTCCGTCACATCTAGCCTGATCGAAGGGCCAAGCGAGGTGCTGCTCGTCGATGCTCAGTTCGAAAAGAGCAACGCCGCGCAACTGGTTAAGATGATCCGCGAAACCGGTAAGAAGCTGACTACAGTTTATGTCAGCCACCAGGATCCGGATTTCTATTTCGGTCTGTCGACGATCCGCGAGGCATTTCCTGATGTAAAGATCGTTGCCACCCCTGCTACAGTGGAAGGGATCAAGGCAACTATCAAGCTTAAGAGTGAATTCTGGGGTCCGCTCATGAAAGAAAACGCCCCAACTGCGATGATCGTCCCTGATGTCCTTGACGGGGATAAGCTAACGGTTGATGGCCAAACCGTGCAGGTGATCGGTCTCGACGGTTCGGATCCGTCTCACACAGTCCTTTGGGTTCCGTCGAAAAAGACCATCTTGGGTGGTGTGCCGGTCTATGAGAACCTGCATGTCTGGATGGCAGACAACCAGACTCTAGAGAGCCGTGACCACTGGCGGGAGATTCTGGACCGAGTTCTCGCTCTGAAGCCTGAACGAGTTATCCCGGGCCATTTCATGAACAAGAGCTCTGAAGATATATCCACCGTCACCTTCACCCGTGACTACATTACAAAATTTGATGCTGCGGCAAAGCAGGCCAAGAACTCCGCTGAGCTGATTGCAGCGATGAAGAAGGCCTATCCGGACTTAAAGAACATAAGTGATCTGGAAATGGGCGCTCAGGTAATCAAGGGTGAGCGTTCTTGGCCATAA
- a CDS encoding beta/gamma crystallin domain-containing protein: MFYNPYDYNPHYDDPYHYVEVQHRVNRFFEHIDGKGASFTLNSGERLSYVGDAWNDRISSVRVAPKTLVVLYEHINFTGRKKLLENSSNRSHLFNIHEDFNDITSSIKTFRLC, translated from the coding sequence ATGTTTTATAATCCGTATGATTATAATCCGCATTATGATGACCCGTATCATTATGTAGAAGTTCAGCATCGTGTGAATCGTTTTTTTGAACATATAGACGGAAAAGGTGCTTCTTTCACTCTGAACTCGGGAGAAAGATTGTCATACGTGGGGGATGCTTGGAACGACAGAATTTCGTCTGTACGTGTCGCACCTAAAACGCTTGTTGTTTTATATGAGCATATAAATTTTACAGGTAGAAAAAAGCTGCTTGAAAATTCAAGTAATCGTTCCCATCTCTTCAACATTCACGAAGATTTTAATGATATCACTTCTTCTATTAAAACTTTTCGACTCTGCTAA
- the leuD gene encoding 3-isopropylmalate dehydratase small subunit: protein MEPFVKVTGLAAPVDRANIDTDAIIPKQFLKRIERTGFGQFLFYEWRFTIDGERIDSFVLHQPRYEGATILLARNNFGCGSSREHAPWALLDFGFRVIIAPSFADIFYNNCFKNGILPIKLTEQQVEELFTRTEATEGYTLSIDLENQVVEDDRGLSYPFEVDPYRRYCLLHGLDDIGITLQQEDKIVAYEQKMPAW, encoded by the coding sequence ATGGAACCATTTGTAAAAGTAACTGGTTTGGCTGCTCCCGTTGATCGGGCCAATATTGATACAGATGCTATTATCCCCAAACAATTTTTAAAGCGCATTGAACGTACAGGCTTTGGTCAATTCTTGTTTTATGAATGGCGCTTTACGATTGATGGCGAGCGAATTGATTCATTTGTCCTCCATCAGCCGCGTTATGAAGGAGCAACGATTCTTCTTGCACGCAATAACTTTGGTTGTGGCTCCTCACGCGAGCATGCACCTTGGGCGTTGTTGGATTTTGGATTTAGAGTAATCATTGCACCGTCCTTTGCAGATATCTTTTATAATAACTGCTTTAAAAATGGAATTTTGCCAATCAAATTAACAGAACAACAGGTAGAGGAATTGTTTACACGTACGGAAGCTACTGAAGGCTATACATTATCTATTGATTTAGAAAATCAAGTAGTAGAGGATGACAGGGGTCTCTCCTATCCTTTCGAGGTAGATCCTTATCGCCGATATTGCTTGTTACATGGTTTGGATGATATTGGAATTACTTTACAACAAGAAGACAAAATTGTGGCTTATGAACAAAAAATGCCTGCATGGTAA
- the leuC gene encoding 3-isopropylmalate dehydratase large subunit codes for MKARTLFEKIWDQHVIHEEPGKPSLLYIDLHLVHEVTSPQAFEGLRLANRKVRRPDLTFATMDHNVPTKNRYLVEDPISLTQMETLTNNCRDFEVPLADLDSPDQGIVHVIGPELGLTHPGKTIVCGDSHTSTHGAFGALAFGIGTSEVEHVLATQCLQQAKPKTMEVHVKGPMPLGVSAKDLILAIIAKFGTDFATGYVIEYTGEAIRQLTMEERMTVCNMSIEAGARAGLIAPDNTTFAYLKGRRHAPQGEAFDQAVAVWKELVTDEGAEYDAYIELHASEIEPQVTWGTSPGMGTGITRNVPLPEEFMSQTEQKAARDALSYMGLVAGTPMTEIAIDRVFIGSCTNGRIEDLRRAAAVAKGRKVSSKVNAMVVPGSQAVKERAEQEGLHQIFIEAGFEWRESGCSMCLAMNPDILSPGERCASTSNRNFEGRQGRDGRTHLVSPEMAVAAAVEGRFVDVRQWLNTASVV; via the coding sequence ATGAAAGCACGCACACTTTTTGAAAAAATCTGGGATCAGCACGTCATTCACGAAGAACCGGGAAAACCTAGCTTATTATATATCGATTTACATTTAGTACATGAAGTAACCTCCCCACAGGCTTTTGAAGGTTTACGTCTAGCTAATCGGAAGGTACGCCGTCCTGATCTTACTTTTGCAACGATGGATCACAATGTGCCCACGAAGAACCGCTATCTTGTAGAAGACCCCATTTCACTAACACAGATGGAGACCTTAACTAATAACTGTCGAGATTTCGAAGTACCACTTGCAGATTTAGACAGCCCAGATCAAGGAATTGTTCACGTCATTGGACCCGAACTTGGGTTAACTCATCCGGGTAAGACAATTGTTTGTGGAGATAGTCATACCTCTACACATGGCGCTTTTGGTGCTCTTGCTTTTGGCATCGGAACCAGTGAGGTGGAACATGTATTGGCAACTCAATGCTTGCAGCAAGCAAAACCAAAAACAATGGAAGTCCATGTCAAAGGTCCAATGCCACTAGGTGTCTCTGCGAAAGATTTAATTTTGGCTATTATCGCAAAATTCGGCACTGACTTTGCCACAGGCTATGTTATTGAATATACAGGGGAAGCTATTCGTCAATTGACAATGGAAGAACGGATGACAGTTTGTAACATGTCCATTGAGGCTGGAGCACGTGCAGGTCTGATCGCTCCGGATAATACTACTTTCGCATACTTAAAAGGTCGCCGGCATGCTCCTCAAGGAGAAGCATTTGACCAAGCTGTTGCTGTATGGAAAGAGTTGGTGACGGATGAAGGTGCCGAATATGATGCTTACATTGAGCTTCATGCAAGCGAGATTGAGCCACAAGTAACCTGGGGAACTAGTCCCGGTATGGGAACCGGCATCACTAGGAATGTCCCTCTTCCTGAAGAATTTATGAGCCAAACCGAACAAAAGGCGGCACGAGATGCCCTTTCTTATATGGGATTAGTTGCAGGTACTCCCATGACCGAAATCGCTATTGATCGTGTGTTTATTGGCTCCTGTACAAACGGACGGATTGAAGATTTACGCCGTGCCGCTGCAGTAGCTAAAGGTCGCAAGGTATCCTCCAAGGTTAATGCCATGGTCGTGCCAGGGTCACAAGCAGTCAAGGAACGTGCTGAACAAGAAGGATTACATCAAATCTTCATTGAGGCTGGCTTTGAGTGGCGGGAATCTGGTTGCTCCATGTGTCTTGCGATGAATCCAGATATTTTGTCACCAGGTGAGCGTTGCGCTTCCACCTCTAACCGTAACTTTGAAGGCCGACAAGGACGCGATGGACGCACACATCTTGTGAGTCCTGAAATGGCGGTTGCCGCCGCGGTCGAAGGTAGATTCGTTGATGTCCGCCAATGGCTAAACACTGCTTCTGTCGTGTGA
- a CDS encoding LysR family transcriptional regulator gives MELRQIRYVLMVAQEKSFSRAAEKLHLAQPSLSQQIAKLEREWGVLLFQRLPQRVELTDAGHRFLQLATQLIVKADALEREMVQFAEGNAGRIVVGSLPITGAFVLPEAFSAFTKRYPRIEVTLIEDTSSNLEQMLVNGKLDMSLLTMPIQHPAIVTTQVLQEEIYLSLPPQHPFAEEPVVELKALADEPFILLKEGQGFRTISLTLCEQAGFMPKVVFESSNIQTVQALVASGMGVSFAPHMITGSMNGNVCPAYVHLLTRPNRTLVVASHKDKHLSAPMLALREEIALAGKQYSLNLV, from the coding sequence ATGGAATTGCGACAAATAAGATATGTGTTGATGGTAGCTCAAGAAAAAAGCTTTTCTCGTGCAGCGGAGAAGCTTCATTTAGCACAACCATCACTTAGTCAACAAATTGCAAAATTAGAACGTGAGTGGGGTGTTCTGTTGTTTCAGCGGTTGCCACAACGAGTCGAGCTAACTGATGCGGGCCATCGATTTCTACAATTAGCCACTCAGCTCATTGTGAAAGCAGATGCATTAGAACGTGAAATGGTTCAATTTGCAGAAGGGAACGCGGGGAGAATCGTAGTTGGTAGCCTTCCGATCACAGGGGCGTTTGTGTTGCCGGAAGCTTTTTCAGCCTTTACGAAACGCTATCCTCGCATCGAGGTTACTTTAATAGAAGACACATCTAGCAACCTGGAGCAAATGCTGGTGAATGGGAAGCTGGATATGAGCTTGCTAACAATGCCGATACAACATCCAGCAATAGTAACAACGCAGGTATTACAGGAGGAAATATATTTATCCTTACCACCTCAGCATCCATTTGCGGAGGAGCCGGTTGTTGAATTAAAGGCATTGGCAGATGAACCATTTATTCTGTTAAAAGAGGGGCAAGGATTTCGTACCATCTCACTCACATTGTGCGAGCAGGCTGGTTTTATGCCTAAAGTAGTGTTTGAAAGCTCCAACATTCAGACGGTGCAAGCTTTAGTAGCATCAGGCATGGGAGTTTCTTTTGCGCCTCATATGATTACAGGTTCAATGAACGGTAACGTCTGTCCCGCTTATGTGCATCTATTAACGCGCCCTAATCGAACCTTAGTAGTCGCATCCCATAAAGATAAGCATTTATCTGCTCCAATGCTAGCATTACGCGAAGAGATAGCCTTAGCCGGAAAGCAGTACTCACTAAACCTGGTGTAG
- a CDS encoding thioredoxin family protein: MLHYQQNIMERKDTYMKEIKTEEAFQEAIRSSKPVVVKFYTTWCPDCFRIDPFMPELEEAYKEQLDMIAVNRDDLPELSQQLEIMGIPSFVTFKNGKEVIRFVSKLAKSREEIEQFLDRSVQISAEL; this comes from the coding sequence GTGTTACACTATCAACAAAACATCATGGAAAGGAAGGATACATACATGAAAGAGATTAAAACAGAAGAAGCATTCCAAGAAGCCATTCGTTCTTCCAAACCGGTTGTAGTTAAATTTTATACGACCTGGTGCCCTGACTGCTTTCGGATCGACCCGTTTATGCCGGAGTTAGAGGAAGCCTATAAAGAACAATTGGATATGATAGCAGTTAACCGTGATGACCTTCCTGAATTGTCTCAGCAGTTAGAGATCATGGGTATCCCTAGCTTTGTTACGTTCAAGAATGGCAAGGAAGTTATACGTTTTGTAAGCAAATTAGCTAAAAGTCGTGAAGAGATCGAGCAATTTTTAGATCGTTCCGTGCAAATTAGCGCAGAACTTTAA
- a CDS encoding glycerophosphodiester phosphodiesterase gives MRSNVCIAHRGWSGVAPENTLASIRMALEHPNIDGIEFDVQLTKDQIPVVIHDYSLGRTTNGTGWVKDHTFAELRSLDAGGWFNKQFVGETIPSLEEVLIANREKKWLNIELKQMVASKEQVLEEKVIRLIEQYDMEEHVIITSFQHQSVYHVKRLAPRLQVGPLIYGMPLLLHEQAQHIGADVLSLAYPYLTQEIADQARDWGFHIIAWTIDDPEHMRQVAEFGSHVHICTNHPDRWFSKKGSTV, from the coding sequence TTGCGAAGCAATGTATGCATCGCGCACCGGGGTTGGTCAGGAGTTGCTCCAGAAAATACTTTGGCGTCTATCCGAATGGCACTTGAACACCCAAACATAGATGGGATTGAATTTGATGTTCAACTGACAAAGGACCAAATTCCTGTGGTTATTCACGACTATTCGTTGGGACGTACCACGAATGGAACTGGATGGGTTAAGGATCATACGTTTGCAGAGTTGCGTTCTCTCGATGCAGGCGGTTGGTTCAACAAGCAATTTGTCGGCGAGACGATTCCTTCCTTGGAAGAAGTGCTCATTGCCAATCGTGAGAAAAAATGGCTCAATATAGAGCTAAAGCAGATGGTGGCAAGCAAGGAGCAGGTGCTGGAAGAAAAAGTGATCCGTTTAATCGAACAGTATGATATGGAAGAGCATGTGATCATTACATCATTTCAACATCAGAGCGTCTATCACGTAAAAAGATTGGCTCCACGATTGCAGGTGGGACCATTGATTTATGGAATGCCACTTTTATTGCACGAACAAGCCCAGCATATCGGGGCCGACGTGTTATCGCTCGCGTATCCTTATCTGACCCAAGAGATTGCGGACCAAGCGAGGGATTGGGGATTTCATATCATAGCTTGGACGATAGATGATCCAGAACATATGCGACAGGTAGCTGAATTTGGATCGCATGTGCATATCTGCACCAATCATCCCGATAGATGGTTTTCAAAGAAAGGAAGTACGGTATGA
- a CDS encoding RluA family pseudouridine synthase, producing MISMKREGEWLLGTLGEQEAALSFGDLLRKRWGFPKKTAHLLFQNKEILVNGQPATQVQKTESGQHIAIRVCQEEELGLEPVKGYLQIVYEDDHILIVDKPAGLLLHPTEPTHHETLDHWVAGYFQEQNIKNKVRHIHRLDQDTSGLVMYAKHPLAGAMLAERLERRDISRQYIAFVEGIMQEEQGKIDAPIGKDRHHATRRRVSPQGDRAITHFHVIERYRDTTQVSCRLETGRTHQIRVHFAYLGYPLLGDILYGARKNQALQNRQALHATKLHFIHPFGEQHVEVTAKLPQDLQELKTRL from the coding sequence ATGATTTCAATGAAAAGAGAGGGAGAGTGGCTTCTTGGCACGCTAGGCGAACAAGAGGCTGCTCTTTCTTTTGGAGACTTGCTTCGAAAAAGATGGGGATTTCCCAAAAAAACAGCGCACCTTTTATTTCAAAACAAAGAGATTCTGGTCAATGGCCAACCAGCAACCCAAGTCCAAAAAACAGAAAGCGGACAACATATTGCGATCCGCGTTTGTCAGGAAGAGGAACTGGGATTAGAGCCAGTCAAAGGTTATTTACAAATTGTCTATGAAGACGATCATATCTTGATTGTTGATAAACCAGCGGGCTTGCTTTTACATCCTACCGAGCCTACTCACCATGAGACATTAGATCATTGGGTGGCCGGCTATTTTCAAGAACAGAACATAAAGAACAAGGTTCGACATATTCATCGTTTGGATCAAGATACATCTGGACTCGTGATGTATGCGAAACATCCACTCGCAGGAGCTATGCTTGCTGAGAGATTGGAAAGACGAGATATTTCTCGCCAGTACATCGCTTTTGTGGAAGGAATCATGCAGGAAGAACAAGGTAAAATAGATGCACCTATAGGAAAAGATCGTCATCATGCAACGAGAAGACGTGTTTCGCCTCAAGGTGACCGAGCTATTACGCATTTTCATGTGATTGAACGCTATCGTGATACGACACAAGTATCCTGTCGTCTTGAAACAGGACGGACTCATCAGATTCGTGTTCATTTCGCTTATTTGGGCTATCCATTGCTCGGGGATATTTTGTATGGGGCTAGAAAAAATCAAGCACTGCAAAATAGACAAGCATTACATGCAACGAAACTTCATTTTATCCACCCATTTGGGGAGCAGCATGTGGAGGTCACAGCAAAGCTGCCACAGGATTTACAAGAGCTTAAGACCCGATTATAA
- a CDS encoding YheC/YheD family protein, with protein MKKTIIGVLTWRSGRTFAEPGYFKKLFQASKRLGVILYLFSPQDVDKKAKLVQGFYWSRDKGWLSKRFPWPDVVIDRYRYRSDQAFKKYLDFRKRNHMHYANNRLANKWKVHQVLSAEPSMVKWLPETYLYTEERIAKLLGSYSLVYIKPVNGTGGRGIVKVERVGNHYELLGRNDQRKKIKATCKTLMETTKWLDTWKRKDKWIVQQGLHIDLLPARSVDVRLLIQKEETGVWDVTGMGVRIGPIHSATSNLHGGGQAKELASFLESLFGAERAQMIKKECHQLAKRTALTVERHFGRMLELALDIGIDVNGLIWLIEVNPKPGREIFRELGQMKTYQQAIERPIQYAKYLASQQ; from the coding sequence ATGAAAAAAACCATCATCGGTGTGCTAACCTGGCGATCAGGACGGACGTTTGCAGAACCTGGCTATTTTAAAAAGCTATTCCAAGCATCAAAGCGATTGGGAGTAATTCTGTACCTGTTTTCCCCTCAAGATGTAGATAAAAAAGCGAAGCTAGTGCAAGGATTTTATTGGTCCCGTGACAAAGGGTGGCTTTCTAAACGCTTTCCTTGGCCGGATGTGGTGATTGATCGCTATCGTTATCGATCTGATCAGGCTTTCAAGAAGTATCTAGATTTTCGTAAGCGAAATCACATGCATTATGCAAATAATCGACTCGCTAATAAATGGAAGGTACACCAGGTCTTGTCCGCAGAGCCTTCTATGGTAAAGTGGCTACCAGAAACCTATTTGTATACAGAAGAGAGAATAGCGAAATTGCTAGGAAGCTATTCTCTTGTGTATATAAAGCCAGTCAATGGTACGGGTGGCAGAGGAATCGTAAAGGTGGAACGTGTAGGGAATCATTATGAGCTATTGGGAAGAAATGATCAGCGAAAGAAAATCAAAGCTACATGTAAAACACTCATGGAAACAACCAAATGGCTGGATACATGGAAAAGGAAGGATAAATGGATTGTACAGCAAGGCTTGCACATAGACCTGCTACCTGCAAGATCAGTTGATGTCCGTTTACTCATTCAGAAGGAAGAAACAGGTGTCTGGGATGTGACTGGAATGGGTGTTCGGATTGGCCCAATTCATTCAGCTACCTCTAATCTGCATGGTGGGGGACAGGCAAAAGAGTTAGCTTCGTTTTTGGAATCGTTATTTGGAGCAGAAAGAGCACAGATGATTAAAAAAGAGTGTCATCAATTAGCAAAACGGACCGCTCTCACAGTCGAACGGCATTTTGGCCGGATGCTGGAGCTTGCCCTTGATATTGGCATCGATGTAAATGGGCTTATTTGGCTGATCGAGGTAAATCCTAAGCCTGGCCGGGAAATTTTCCGGGAATTAGGACAAATGAAAACCTACCAGCAAGCGATTGAACGTCCCATTCAATATGCAAAGTATTTGGCTTCACAACAATAG